In one Platichthys flesus chromosome 3, fPlaFle2.1, whole genome shotgun sequence genomic region, the following are encoded:
- the fgf17 gene encoding fibroblast growth factor 17 isoform X2 codes for MYGINQRCIYISFHFFVLWCHAQQYVRTQGAVTDQLSRRQIRVYQLYSRTSGKHVQIQGKRVTATAEDGNMYARLFVETDTFGSRVRIRGAESGRYLCMNRKGKLVGKPNGRSRDCIFTEIVLENNYTAFQNAKYEGWYVAFTRKGRPIKASRTRQNQREVHFIKRLHTGPPPFPNTNQSKHFEFIRFPSTRRAKRNRKSHTSS; via the exons ATGTATGGAATAAACCAGCGCTGTATTTATAT ATCATTTCACTTTTTCGTGCTGTGGTGCCATGCTCAG CAGTACGTGAGGACGCAGGGCGCAGTGACGGACCAGCTGAGCCGCAGACAGATCAGGGTGTACCAGCTCTACAGCCGCACCAGCGGGAAACACGTCCAGATTCAGGGCAAACGGGTCACCGCTACCGCTGAGGATGGAAACATGTACG CTCGCCTGTTTGTTGAGACAGACACGTTTGGCAGTCGCGTGAGGATAAGAGGAGCAGAAAGTGGGCGCTACCTCTGCATGAACCGGAAGGGTAAACTTGTTGGAAAG CCCAATGGTCGGAGCAGGGATTGTATCTTCACAGAGATAGTGCTGGAGAACAATTACACGGCGTTCCAGAATGCCAAGTATGAGGGCTGGTATGTGGCCTTCACCAGGAAAGGGAGGCCCATCAAAGCCTCCAGGACGAGGCAGAACCAGAGAGAGGTCCATTTCATCAAGAGGCTACACACGGGCCCCCCTCCCTTCCCCAACACGAACCAAAGCAAACACTTTGAGTTCATCCGATTTCCGTCCACACGTCGAGCGAAGCGGAACAGGAAATCACATACCTCTTCTTAA
- the fgf17 gene encoding fibroblast growth factor 17 isoform X1, translated as MYGINQRCIYISFHFFVLWCHAQGENHPSPNFKQYVRTQGAVTDQLSRRQIRVYQLYSRTSGKHVQIQGKRVTATAEDGNMYARLFVETDTFGSRVRIRGAESGRYLCMNRKGKLVGKPNGRSRDCIFTEIVLENNYTAFQNAKYEGWYVAFTRKGRPIKASRTRQNQREVHFIKRLHTGPPPFPNTNQSKHFEFIRFPSTRRAKRNRKSHTSS; from the exons ATGTATGGAATAAACCAGCGCTGTATTTATAT ATCATTTCACTTTTTCGTGCTGTGGTGCCATGCTCAG GGGGAGAATCACCCGTCTCCTAATTTTAAGCAGTACGTGAGGACGCAGGGCGCAGTGACGGACCAGCTGAGCCGCAGACAGATCAGGGTGTACCAGCTCTACAGCCGCACCAGCGGGAAACACGTCCAGATTCAGGGCAAACGGGTCACCGCTACCGCTGAGGATGGAAACATGTACG CTCGCCTGTTTGTTGAGACAGACACGTTTGGCAGTCGCGTGAGGATAAGAGGAGCAGAAAGTGGGCGCTACCTCTGCATGAACCGGAAGGGTAAACTTGTTGGAAAG CCCAATGGTCGGAGCAGGGATTGTATCTTCACAGAGATAGTGCTGGAGAACAATTACACGGCGTTCCAGAATGCCAAGTATGAGGGCTGGTATGTGGCCTTCACCAGGAAAGGGAGGCCCATCAAAGCCTCCAGGACGAGGCAGAACCAGAGAGAGGTCCATTTCATCAAGAGGCTACACACGGGCCCCCCTCCCTTCCCCAACACGAACCAAAGCAAACACTTTGAGTTCATCCGATTTCCGTCCACACGTCGAGCGAAGCGGAACAGGAAATCACATACCTCTTCTTAA
- the fgf17 gene encoding fibroblast growth factor 17 isoform X3, which produces MYGINQRCIYISFHFFVLWCHAQYVRTQGAVTDQLSRRQIRVYQLYSRTSGKHVQIQGKRVTATAEDGNMYARLFVETDTFGSRVRIRGAESGRYLCMNRKGKLVGKPNGRSRDCIFTEIVLENNYTAFQNAKYEGWYVAFTRKGRPIKASRTRQNQREVHFIKRLHTGPPPFPNTNQSKHFEFIRFPSTRRAKRNRKSHTSS; this is translated from the exons ATGTATGGAATAAACCAGCGCTGTATTTATAT ATCATTTCACTTTTTCGTGCTGTGGTGCCATGCTCAG TACGTGAGGACGCAGGGCGCAGTGACGGACCAGCTGAGCCGCAGACAGATCAGGGTGTACCAGCTCTACAGCCGCACCAGCGGGAAACACGTCCAGATTCAGGGCAAACGGGTCACCGCTACCGCTGAGGATGGAAACATGTACG CTCGCCTGTTTGTTGAGACAGACACGTTTGGCAGTCGCGTGAGGATAAGAGGAGCAGAAAGTGGGCGCTACCTCTGCATGAACCGGAAGGGTAAACTTGTTGGAAAG CCCAATGGTCGGAGCAGGGATTGTATCTTCACAGAGATAGTGCTGGAGAACAATTACACGGCGTTCCAGAATGCCAAGTATGAGGGCTGGTATGTGGCCTTCACCAGGAAAGGGAGGCCCATCAAAGCCTCCAGGACGAGGCAGAACCAGAGAGAGGTCCATTTCATCAAGAGGCTACACACGGGCCCCCCTCCCTTCCCCAACACGAACCAAAGCAAACACTTTGAGTTCATCCGATTTCCGTCCACACGTCGAGCGAAGCGGAACAGGAAATCACATACCTCTTCTTAA